The following are from one region of the Poecilia reticulata strain Guanapo linkage group LG7, Guppy_female_1.0+MT, whole genome shotgun sequence genome:
- the LOC103467147 gene encoding excitatory amino acid transporter 3-like, protein MTPVNSFLCLDNTEHDSNKFVVSFRQGVYAFLLVPTIYFLLVRQNPIKIYXKVSKALITAFIISSSTATLPVALQCLEENVKVNKQLLRXMLPIXVGINMNGTTIYEVIASIFTTQLNXITLEVGQIIAICLSSAIVTFGTXGVPAKGAVTTIMVLTSVGLPAHDAVHLVVFEWLL, encoded by the exons ATGAC GCCAGTGAATAGCTTTTTGTGTCTTGATAACACAGAGCATGACTCTAATAAGTTTGTTGTCTCTTTCAGACAAGGAGTCTACGCCTTTTTGCTTGTGCCCacgatttattttttgttagtcAGACAGAACCCCATTAAGATCTACARGAAGGTCTCCAAGGCTTTGATAACTGCATTTATCATCTCATCCAG CACCGCCACTCTACCTGTTGCCCTTCAATGCCTCGAAGAGAACGTGAAGGTCAATAAGCAACTCCTCCGCYTCATGTTGCCCATTRCCGTCGGCATCAATATGAACGGGACAACAATTTATGAAGTGATCGCTTCCATCTTTACTACTCAGCTAAATRGCATCACTCTGGAAGTCGGTCAGATAATTGCCATTTG CTTGTCTAGTGCCATTGTCACCTTTGGAACTKCAGGGGTCCCAGCCAAAGGAGCTGTGACCACTATCATGGTTCTGACATCTGTGGGACTGCCTGCACATGATGCTGTCCATCTGGTGGTGTTTGAATGGCTTCTGTAA